One segment of Oscillospiraceae bacterium MB08-C2-2 DNA contains the following:
- a CDS encoding AbrB family transcriptional regulator gives MNKKPIYKLMDSKGRVLIPKELRTASGMDYGDIVRLGLSNGTVSVQKVDIIEIGDQSPEAVEAYVRAAFKTMPDDTRLSLISDLTTLLQQKKEG, from the coding sequence ATGAATAAGAAACCCATCTACAAGCTGATGGACAGCAAAGGCCGTGTGCTGATTCCCAAGGAGCTGCGCACGGCCAGCGGCATGGACTACGGCGATATTGTGCGCCTCGGCTTGTCAAACGGCACAGTCAGCGTGCAAAAGGTGGATATCATCGAAATCGGCGACCAGTCTCCGGAGGCGGTGGAAGCCTATGTTCGTGCGGCGTTCAAAACTATGCCGGACGATACGAGGCTCTCCCTCATTTCCGACCTGACCACCCTGCTGCAGCAGAAAAAGGAGGGCTGA
- a CDS encoding DNA adenine methylase — translation MGGKKALRNIIYRLFPKDFGRYIEVFGGGGWVLFGRPPDCKGMEVYNDFNGNLTNLFYCVKNRTLAFLKELGFLPLNSRHEFGVLRRFFEKDEFDTEYLKEELELAQQNLPPPEFEELRAIMLEQAEPSDVWRAAAFFKLIRYSYGSGCTSYGCQPFDIRKVFAVIWQASRRLADTVVENKDFEALIRQYDRDDAFFYCDPPYYMTEGHYAVEFLKTDHQRLRDALAGSKGKWMVSYNDCDFIRELYRDYTITPVTRLSNLAQRYDGGCEYPEVIITNYDPKEREKDTFQLNLFDFGGEYEE, via the coding sequence GTGGGCGGCAAGAAAGCCCTCCGCAATATCATATACCGGCTCTTCCCCAAGGACTTCGGCAGATACATCGAAGTCTTCGGCGGTGGGGGCTGGGTTTTATTCGGCAGGCCGCCGGACTGCAAGGGTATGGAGGTCTACAACGATTTCAACGGAAACCTTACAAACCTGTTCTACTGTGTAAAAAACAGAACACTGGCATTTCTCAAAGAGCTGGGCTTCCTGCCCCTCAACTCCCGGCATGAATTTGGTGTCTTGCGCCGCTTCTTTGAAAAGGATGAATTTGATACTGAATACCTGAAAGAAGAACTGGAGCTGGCGCAGCAGAACCTCCCGCCGCCTGAGTTTGAGGAACTGAGGGCAATTATGTTGGAGCAGGCCGAGCCAAGTGATGTGTGGCGGGCAGCGGCCTTCTTCAAGCTCATACGTTATAGCTACGGCAGCGGATGCACCTCTTACGGCTGCCAGCCCTTTGACATCCGCAAGGTGTTCGCCGTTATATGGCAGGCATCGAGAAGGCTTGCGGACACCGTGGTGGAAAATAAGGATTTCGAGGCATTGATCCGGCAGTACGACCGGGACGATGCCTTTTTTTATTGCGATCCGCCGTATTACATGACAGAGGGTCACTATGCAGTGGAGTTTCTCAAAACCGACCATCAGCGGCTCCGGGATGCGCTGGCAGGCAGTAAGGGCAAATGGATGGTCAGCTACAACGACTGCGATTTTATCCGGGAGCTGTATCGGGATTATACCATCACACCGGTCACCCGCCTGAGCAATCTGGCACAGCGGTATGACGGCGGTTGCGAGTACCCGGAGGTTATCATTACCAACTACGATCCCAAGGAGCGGGAAAAGGATACGTTCCAATTAAACCTATTTGATTTTGGAGGTGAATACGAAGAATGA
- the ppdK gene encoding pyruvate, phosphate dikinase, whose protein sequence is MFSEGNATMRELLGGKGANLAEMVGLGMPVPNGFTVTTEACTQYYEDGRQINADIEKEIFANLAKLEESIGKKFGDLSDPLLVSVRSGARASMPGMMDTILNLGLNDIVVEGFAKLTNNPRFAYDSYRRFIQMFSDVVMEVPKSNFERIIDEIKEKKGVELDTELTADDLKDMVKKFKAYYKEQKGTDFPEDPREQLISAVKAVFRSWDNPRANYYRRMNDIPSSWGTAVNVQAMVFGNMGDDCGTGVAFTRNPSTGENKLYGEFLMNAQGEDVVAGIRTPSTIDQMKDIMPEVYEQFAATAKNLENHYRDMQDMEFTIERGKLYMLQTRGGKRTAAAALKIACDLVDEGMISKKEAVMSVDPKSLDALLHPQFEPKALKAAQPIGSGLPASPGAACGRVVFNAEDAVIWFNKGEKVILARLETSPEDIEGMNLASGILTVRGGMTSHAAVVARGMGRCCVAGCGDIDMHEEAKFFVLGGKTIKEGDYISLNGSTGNIYGEALPTVEAEISGYFNTLMTWADEERSLKIRTNADTPRDATQAIQFGAEGIGLCRTEHMFFEADRIHAMREMILSTSLEQRKAALAKLLPIQRGDFEGIYEAMKGLPVTIRFLDPPLHEFLPTNADEIASLAKDLNMDVDSVKQTISSLHEFNPMMGFRGCRLAVAYPEIAEMQTRAVIEAAVNIQKKHPDWKMVPEIMIPLVGEVKELAFVKSVVVKTADEVIAASGIKLEYLVGTMIEIPRACVTADEVAKEAAFFSFGTNDLTQMTFGFSRDDAGNFLGHYYDKKIYESDPFARLDQNGVGRLVETAVTLGKKGRPELKLGVCGEHGGDPSSIEFFHKVGLAYVSCSPFRVPIARLAAAQAAIKHGKK, encoded by the coding sequence ATGTTCTCCGAAGGCAACGCCACCATGCGTGAGCTTTTGGGAGGAAAGGGCGCGAATCTGGCCGAAATGGTAGGCCTGGGAATGCCCGTTCCCAACGGCTTCACCGTCACCACCGAGGCCTGCACCCAGTATTATGAGGATGGCCGCCAGATCAATGCCGACATCGAAAAAGAGATCTTTGCAAATTTGGCCAAGCTGGAAGAATCCATTGGTAAAAAGTTTGGTGATCTCAGCGATCCTCTGCTGGTTTCTGTCCGCTCCGGCGCCCGGGCCTCTATGCCCGGCATGATGGACACCATTCTGAACCTTGGTCTTAACGACATCGTTGTGGAAGGCTTTGCTAAGCTGACCAACAACCCCCGCTTTGCCTACGACTCCTATCGCCGCTTTATCCAGATGTTCTCCGACGTTGTTATGGAAGTTCCCAAAAGCAACTTTGAGAGAATCATCGACGAAATCAAAGAGAAAAAGGGCGTTGAGCTGGATACTGAGCTGACTGCCGATGACCTGAAGGATATGGTCAAGAAGTTCAAGGCTTACTACAAAGAGCAGAAGGGAACCGATTTCCCTGAAGACCCCAGAGAGCAGCTGATCAGCGCTGTGAAGGCTGTTTTCCGTTCTTGGGACAACCCTCGCGCCAACTACTATCGCCGCATGAACGATATCCCCTCCTCTTGGGGTACTGCCGTTAACGTGCAGGCCATGGTATTCGGCAACATGGGTGATGACTGCGGAACAGGCGTTGCCTTTACCCGTAACCCCTCCACTGGTGAGAACAAGCTGTATGGCGAGTTCCTGATGAACGCACAGGGTGAGGACGTTGTTGCCGGTATCCGTACTCCTTCCACCATCGATCAGATGAAGGACATTATGCCTGAGGTGTACGAGCAGTTTGCTGCTACCGCTAAGAATCTGGAAAATCACTACCGTGATATGCAGGATATGGAGTTCACCATCGAGCGCGGCAAGCTGTATATGCTCCAGACCCGTGGCGGTAAGAGAACTGCCGCTGCCGCTCTGAAAATCGCTTGCGATTTGGTTGACGAAGGCATGATTTCCAAGAAGGAAGCCGTTATGTCTGTTGATCCCAAATCTTTGGACGCTCTGCTGCATCCCCAGTTTGAGCCCAAGGCTCTTAAGGCTGCCCAGCCCATCGGCTCCGGTCTGCCTGCTTCTCCCGGCGCTGCCTGCGGCCGTGTTGTTTTCAACGCTGAAGACGCTGTTATCTGGTTCAACAAGGGCGAAAAGGTTATCCTTGCCCGCCTTGAGACCTCCCCTGAGGACATCGAGGGTATGAACCTTGCTTCCGGTATTCTGACCGTTCGCGGCGGTATGACCTCTCACGCCGCTGTTGTTGCCCGTGGCATGGGCCGTTGCTGCGTTGCCGGCTGCGGTGATATCGATATGCACGAAGAAGCGAAATTCTTTGTACTCGGCGGCAAGACCATCAAGGAGGGTGACTATATCTCCCTGAACGGTTCCACCGGTAACATTTATGGCGAGGCTCTGCCCACCGTTGAAGCCGAGATCAGTGGTTACTTTAACACCCTGATGACTTGGGCCGACGAAGAGAGAAGCCTGAAGATCCGCACCAACGCTGATACCCCCCGCGACGCTACTCAGGCTATCCAGTTTGGCGCCGAAGGTATTGGTCTGTGCCGTACTGAGCATATGTTCTTTGAAGCTGACCGTATTCATGCAATGCGTGAGATGATCCTTTCCACCTCTCTTGAGCAGCGCAAAGCCGCTTTGGCTAAGCTTCTCCCCATTCAGAGAGGCGACTTTGAGGGCATCTACGAAGCGATGAAGGGTCTGCCTGTAACCATCCGCTTCCTGGATCCTCCGCTGCATGAATTCCTGCCCACCAACGCTGATGAGATTGCTTCTCTCGCCAAGGATCTGAACATGGATGTTGACTCTGTCAAGCAAACCATCTCCAGCCTGCACGAGTTCAATCCCATGATGGGCTTCCGCGGCTGCCGTCTGGCTGTTGCGTATCCTGAAATTGCTGAGATGCAGACCAGAGCTGTTATCGAAGCTGCTGTTAACATCCAGAAAAAGCATCCCGACTGGAAGATGGTTCCTGAAATCATGATTCCTCTGGTTGGCGAAGTGAAAGAGCTGGCTTTTGTTAAGAGCGTTGTTGTTAAGACTGCTGATGAAGTTATCGCAGCCAGCGGCATCAAGCTGGAATATCTGGTTGGTACCATGATCGAGATTCCCAGAGCTTGTGTCACCGCCGATGAAGTTGCCAAGGAAGCCGCTTTCTTCAGCTTCGGCACCAACGACCTGACCCAGATGACCTTTGGTTTCAGCCGTGATGATGCCGGTAACTTCCTGGGCCACTACTATGACAAGAAGATCTACGAATCCGATCCCTTCGCAAGATTGGATCAGAATGGCGTAGGCCGTCTGGTAGAGACCGCTGTTACCTTGGGCAAAAAGGGCCGCCCCGAACTGAAGCTCGGTGTTTGTGGTGAGCACGGCGGCGATCCCAGCTCCATTGAGTTCTTCCACAAGGTTGGGCTGGCTTATGTTTCCTGCTCTCCCTTCCGTGTGCCTATCGCCCGTTTGGCTGCTGCTCAGGCTGCGATCAAACACGGCAAGAAATAA
- the glmU gene encoding bifunctional UDP-N-acetylglucosamine diphosphorylase/glucosamine-1-phosphate N-acetyltransferase GlmU: MKRTGSVILAAGDGKRMGSAKPKVLCEVLFRPMIGWVADCCNAAGIEQNCVVLGNGADFVRPFLPFNFEAVLQQERLGTGHAASMARDFIREGDFDHVAVLCGDAPFITPDLLQEALTLHREQGNGVTVITARVADPTGYGRIRREGNRLAAIVEQADADEETLRIDEINAGAYWFRKDFLLRFFDAMGNDNAQGEYYLTDCVQAAARLGETAGAWLSPTADVALGANTRKGLALLNSIARERVLDKLMDAGVSIPFPDGIVVGDQVEIGPDTVLLPGTIILGKVTIGSGCEIGPNSHITDSVIGDGCRVISSYIDQSTIEENVKIGPMSNVRPNCHIKSGAKIGDFVEIKNSVIGSKTAVAHLTYVGDSDVGDRCNFGCGTVTVNYDGAKKYRTTIGNNVFVGCNTNLIAPVTMGDRSYSAAGTTVTQDVPPGALVIGRSRQKVIEGWTETSGKTK, from the coding sequence GTGAAGCGAACAGGTTCGGTTATTCTGGCTGCCGGTGACGGCAAAAGAATGGGCTCGGCAAAGCCCAAGGTGCTCTGCGAGGTTCTGTTTCGCCCCATGATTGGCTGGGTTGCCGATTGCTGCAATGCGGCCGGTATTGAGCAAAACTGCGTTGTTCTGGGGAACGGCGCCGATTTTGTGCGCCCTTTTTTGCCTTTTAATTTTGAGGCCGTTTTGCAGCAGGAGCGCTTGGGCACCGGTCATGCCGCCTCTATGGCCCGGGATTTTATCCGGGAAGGGGATTTTGACCATGTGGCAGTGCTCTGCGGGGATGCGCCTTTTATCACCCCGGATTTGCTGCAGGAGGCTCTGACCCTTCACCGGGAACAGGGCAACGGGGTTACGGTAATTACCGCCCGGGTGGCGGACCCCACCGGCTATGGCCGTATCCGCCGGGAAGGAAACCGCCTTGCCGCCATTGTGGAGCAGGCAGATGCCGATGAAGAAACCCTTCGGATTGATGAAATCAACGCAGGGGCCTACTGGTTCCGCAAAGATTTTCTGCTGCGTTTTTTTGATGCGATGGGTAATGACAATGCCCAAGGGGAATATTACCTAACAGATTGTGTGCAGGCGGCTGCCCGCCTCGGTGAGACTGCGGGGGCGTGGCTTTCGCCGACTGCGGATGTGGCGCTGGGAGCCAATACCCGCAAGGGTCTTGCTTTGCTCAATTCCATTGCCCGGGAGCGGGTGCTGGATAAGCTCATGGATGCCGGAGTCAGCATTCCTTTTCCCGATGGCATTGTGGTGGGAGATCAGGTTGAGATCGGCCCGGATACAGTGCTTTTGCCAGGGACTATCATTTTAGGTAAGGTTACCATCGGCAGCGGCTGTGAGATTGGCCCCAACTCCCACATTACCGACAGTGTGATTGGCGATGGCTGCCGGGTTATTTCTTCCTACATTGACCAATCCACCATTGAAGAAAATGTCAAGATCGGGCCGATGTCTAATGTGCGGCCCAACTGCCATATAAAATCGGGAGCAAAAATCGGGGATTTCGTGGAAATCAAAAATTCCGTGATTGGCTCCAAAACGGCGGTAGCGCACCTGACCTATGTGGGGGATTCCGATGTGGGTGACCGGTGCAATTTCGGCTGCGGAACCGTTACTGTCAATTATGACGGGGCGAAAAAATACCGCACCACCATTGGCAACAATGTGTTTGTGGGGTGCAACACCAACCTGATTGCCCCTGTCACCATGGGGGATCGCTCCTACAGTGCCGCAGGCACCACGGTAACACAGGATGTTCCGCCGGGTGCGCTGGTTATTGGCCGCAGCCGCCAGAAGGTGATTGAGGGCTGGACAGAAACCTCTGGAAAAACCAAATAG
- a CDS encoding ribose-phosphate pyrophosphokinase → MNLHGKDIKIFSANSNLAVAKGIAKNLGLPVGKSEVTAFADGEISVSIGESVRGSDVFVIQSTCKPVNNHIMELLIMIDAFKRASAGRITAVIPYFGYARQDRKAKARDPISAKLVADLITAAGADRVLTMDLHAPQIQGFFDIPVDHLLGVPLLAPYFAKKFKGREENLVVVSPDLGSVARARKFAERVDAPLAIVDKRRPKANVSEVMNIIGDVKDKTVILVDDMIDTAGTLCHSAEALVKIGGATKVYACATHGVLSPPAVERILASPIDRLVLLDTIPIPEPAMDALADKLTLLSVAPVFAEAIERIYEDKPVSPLFI, encoded by the coding sequence ATGAATCTGCATGGCAAGGATATCAAAATTTTCTCAGCCAACTCCAATCTTGCAGTGGCAAAGGGTATTGCCAAGAATCTGGGGCTGCCTGTAGGAAAAAGCGAGGTCACAGCCTTTGCTGATGGCGAAATATCGGTTTCCATCGGTGAATCGGTGCGTGGATCGGATGTGTTTGTCATCCAGTCCACCTGTAAGCCTGTCAACAATCATATTATGGAGCTTCTGATTATGATTGATGCCTTCAAAAGGGCATCAGCCGGAAGAATTACAGCCGTTATCCCTTACTTTGGATATGCCCGCCAAGATCGCAAGGCCAAGGCCCGTGACCCCATTTCTGCCAAGCTGGTGGCCGATCTGATCACCGCCGCCGGGGCCGACCGGGTTCTGACCATGGATCTCCATGCTCCCCAAATTCAAGGCTTCTTTGATATTCCGGTGGATCACCTTCTGGGTGTTCCTCTGCTGGCTCCTTATTTCGCTAAGAAATTTAAGGGTCGGGAAGAAAACCTGGTTGTGGTTTCCCCTGATCTGGGCTCTGTAGCCCGGGCCCGCAAATTTGCCGAGCGTGTGGATGCACCTCTCGCCATTGTAGATAAGCGCCGCCCCAAGGCAAATGTTTCCGAAGTTATGAACATCATCGGTGATGTCAAGGATAAAACAGTGATTCTGGTGGACGATATGATTGATACTGCCGGAACCCTCTGCCACTCTGCCGAGGCTCTGGTGAAAATCGGCGGTGCCACCAAGGTGTATGCCTGTGCCACTCACGGCGTTCTCTCCCCGCCGGCTGTGGAGCGCATTCTTGCCAGCCCCATTGACCGCCTTGTTCTGCTGGATACCATTCCCATTCCCGAGCCTGCCATGGATGCTTTGGCCGATAAGCTGACCCTGCTTTCGGTGGCTCCTGTTTTTGCCGAAGCCATTGAGCGCATCTATGAGGATAAGCCGGTTTCCCCTTTGTTTATCTAA
- the pth gene encoding aminoacyl-tRNA hydrolase, with protein sequence MFKKLFGSAAPAAGPVNWLVVGLGNPGREYEQTRHNAGFIALDYIAREMGIPLKKVRFKSWCGDGTLAGQRVLLLKPSTYMNNSGEAVGEAASFYKIPPERIVILFDDVSLEPGAMRIRRDGSAGGHNGIKSILQHLGSDAFPRVKIGVGQKPNPSYDMAAWVLGKLSSEDTKKMEPLWDAIYQSTQLIVGGDIAEAMNRFNGR encoded by the coding sequence ATGTTTAAAAAGCTGTTTGGCTCCGCCGCCCCGGCCGCCGGTCCGGTGAATTGGCTGGTGGTGGGCCTTGGAAATCCCGGCAGGGAATACGAGCAGACCCGCCACAATGCGGGTTTTATCGCTTTGGATTACATTGCCCGGGAAATGGGGATTCCCCTGAAAAAGGTTCGTTTTAAATCATGGTGCGGCGATGGCACCCTTGCCGGGCAGAGGGTTTTGCTGCTCAAGCCCAGCACCTATATGAACAACAGCGGCGAAGCCGTGGGGGAAGCGGCTTCCTTTTACAAAATCCCCCCTGAAAGAATTGTTATACTGTTTGATGATGTCTCCCTTGAGCCGGGGGCCATGCGCATACGCCGCGACGGCTCGGCCGGGGGGCACAACGGCATCAAAAGCATTTTGCAGCATCTGGGAAGCGACGCATTCCCCCGTGTTAAGATCGGGGTAGGCCAGAAGCCCAACCCCAGTTACGATATGGCGGCGTGGGTCTTGGGCAAGCTTTCCTCCGAGGATACCAAGAAGATGGAGCCTCTCTGGGATGCCATTTACCAGAGCACACAGCTTATTGTAGGCGGCGATATCGCCGAGGCTATGAATCGATTTAACGGCAGGTAA
- the mfd gene encoding transcription-repair coupling factor → MKQFAKLLEASPEYRSLLAGIKEGRFPQMLAGLATIHKADFVFSLCRGSEKSALVVAPNEQMALRLCGDINALFGYEAAFFYPARELNFREVEGASREYEHARLRVLGMLATGECPIVVASVEGAVQYTLPREVLTARTLALEPGQAHDITKLTALLVSAGYVRCEQVEGVSQFSIRGGILDFFPPHSPSPYRVEFWGDEIDTIAFFQVDTQRRLDTVESAEILPARELLLDAPDRFIPFLEGIKKGLSGKYGQRAKEHIDRDIGRLEGGLFPESLDRYLPLLYEKPTTLFDYCTDRLLFACEPVSMKELLKNSAWQQQEDVKLLMEEGMLFKGCTTFGLDFVDVAGIFQTSSTIVMDNFTRQVPELRLAGLHTVNAVQLSSWSGEYSFLVEDLTSYMERGYCVCIFAGTPRACSALLADLTRDGFSATVIPDPGKLVPRSVFIVENSLSGGFEYPDLRLAVISQAKGVQPARKKAKRDKRGQKIKTLADLLPGDHVVHASHGIGVFEGIVKREMQGIVKDYLKIRYAGTDTLFVPVTQLDLVSKYIGASSEGGKVRLNKLNSVEWQKTRARVKAAVKDMAKELIALYAKRASAKGFAFSPDNDWQREFEERFPFEETDDQLRCIQEIKEDMQKSMPMDRLLCGDVGFGKTEVALRAAFKCVLDGKQCAVLVPTTILAWQHFQTFSKRLEGYPVTVELLSRFRSAKDQAETVRRLKRGEVDIIIGTHRVVQKDIQFKDLGLCIIDEEQRFGVAHKEKFKEMRADVDMLTLSATPIPRTLNMAMSGIRDMSTIEEAPQDRHPVQTYVLEHDMGVIAQAIQKELRRGGQVFYLHNRIESIDSCVYKLQEMIPEARIASAHGKIGEEALSRIWKQMVEQEMDILVCTTLIESGIDIPNCNTLIIEDADRMGLSQLYQLRGRVGRSTRRAYAYFTFKRGKALSEISTKRLAAIREFTAFGSGFRIAMRDLEIRGAGNILGSQQHGHMEAVGYDLYLKLLSEAVGEEKGQPASAMAGECLIDIRISAHIPEDYIDSLAQRIDVYKKIAAVTSKEDSMDVTDELIDRFGDPPEAVKGLLDVALIRNTASSLGFMEISQRDDRILMYPQVLDMELAAKAAQKLRGRVLVSAGAKPYLSVKVLPGKGPIDAIREALESMS, encoded by the coding sequence ATGAAGCAATTCGCAAAGCTCCTTGAAGCAAGCCCCGAATACCGAAGCCTGCTGGCTGGCATCAAAGAGGGCCGATTCCCTCAGATGCTGGCAGGGCTGGCCACCATTCACAAAGCTGATTTTGTCTTTTCCCTGTGCAGGGGTTCAGAAAAATCGGCTCTTGTTGTTGCGCCCAACGAGCAGATGGCACTGCGCCTCTGTGGGGATATCAACGCTCTTTTTGGCTATGAGGCCGCCTTTTTCTACCCGGCCCGGGAGCTGAACTTCCGGGAGGTGGAGGGTGCCAGCCGTGAATATGAGCACGCCCGCCTGCGGGTTCTGGGGATGCTGGCCACTGGGGAATGCCCCATTGTGGTGGCCTCGGTGGAGGGGGCCGTGCAGTATACGCTGCCTCGGGAGGTGCTTACCGCCCGAACCCTCGCCCTTGAACCGGGTCAGGCCCATGATATCACCAAGCTGACCGCTCTTTTGGTCAGCGCCGGGTATGTCCGCTGTGAGCAGGTGGAGGGTGTTTCCCAGTTTTCGATTCGGGGCGGCATTCTGGATTTTTTCCCGCCTCACAGCCCCAGCCCTTACCGTGTGGAATTCTGGGGAGATGAAATTGATACCATCGCCTTCTTTCAGGTGGATACCCAGCGGCGGCTGGATACAGTGGAAAGTGCTGAAATTTTGCCTGCAAGAGAGCTTCTGCTGGATGCCCCCGACCGGTTTATTCCGTTCTTGGAGGGGATAAAGAAGGGCCTTTCAGGCAAATACGGCCAGCGAGCCAAGGAGCACATCGATCGTGATATCGGGCGGCTGGAGGGTGGGCTGTTCCCGGAAAGCCTTGACCGTTACCTGCCTCTGCTGTATGAAAAGCCCACAACTCTGTTCGACTATTGCACCGACCGCCTGCTGTTTGCCTGTGAGCCTGTTTCTATGAAGGAGCTGCTGAAAAACAGCGCATGGCAGCAGCAGGAAGATGTTAAGCTCCTCATGGAGGAAGGTATGCTCTTTAAGGGCTGCACCACCTTTGGGTTGGATTTTGTGGATGTGGCGGGTATTTTTCAAACCAGCTCCACCATTGTTATGGATAACTTCACCCGGCAGGTGCCGGAGCTGCGTCTGGCGGGGCTGCATACAGTCAACGCTGTGCAGCTTTCCTCTTGGAGTGGCGAATACAGCTTCTTGGTGGAGGATCTCACCTCCTACATGGAGCGGGGCTATTGTGTCTGCATTTTTGCCGGAACACCCCGTGCCTGCTCGGCTCTGCTGGCCGATCTCACCCGGGATGGCTTTTCCGCTACCGTGATTCCCGACCCGGGCAAGCTGGTTCCCCGCAGTGTTTTCATTGTGGAAAACAGCCTCAGCGGCGGTTTTGAATACCCAGACCTGCGGCTGGCGGTGATCAGTCAGGCCAAGGGGGTTCAGCCCGCCCGAAAGAAAGCCAAGCGGGATAAACGTGGCCAGAAAATCAAAACCCTTGCGGATTTGCTGCCGGGGGATCATGTGGTTCATGCCTCCCACGGCATCGGGGTTTTCGAGGGCATTGTCAAGCGGGAAATGCAGGGCATTGTGAAGGATTATCTCAAAATCCGCTATGCAGGCACCGATACCCTTTTTGTACCGGTTACCCAGCTGGATCTTGTTTCCAAATACATCGGTGCTTCCTCCGAAGGCGGCAAGGTTCGCCTGAACAAGCTCAACTCGGTGGAATGGCAAAAAACCCGGGCAAGGGTTAAAGCCGCTGTTAAGGATATGGCCAAGGAGCTGATCGCTCTGTATGCCAAGCGGGCCTCTGCCAAGGGCTTCGCTTTTTCGCCGGATAACGATTGGCAGCGGGAGTTTGAGGAGCGCTTTCCCTTTGAGGAAACCGATGACCAGCTCCGCTGCATTCAGGAAATCAAAGAGGATATGCAGAAATCCATGCCCATGGATCGGCTTCTCTGCGGGGATGTGGGCTTCGGCAAAACCGAGGTCGCTCTTCGGGCCGCCTTTAAGTGTGTGCTGGATGGCAAGCAGTGTGCGGTGCTGGTGCCCACCACCATTTTGGCGTGGCAGCACTTCCAGACCTTCAGCAAGCGGCTGGAGGGCTATCCGGTTACGGTTGAGCTGCTTTCCCGCTTTCGTTCCGCCAAGGATCAGGCCGAAACCGTTCGGCGTTTAAAGCGGGGCGAAGTGGACATTATTATTGGTACACACCGTGTGGTGCAAAAGGATATCCAGTTTAAGGATTTGGGGCTTTGCATCATCGATGAGGAGCAGCGCTTCGGCGTGGCTCATAAAGAAAAATTCAAGGAAATGCGGGCGGATGTGGATATGCTCACCCTTTCCGCCACGCCCATTCCCCGCACCCTGAACATGGCGATGTCCGGTATACGGGATATGTCCACCATTGAGGAGGCACCCCAAGACCGCCACCCAGTGCAGACCTATGTGCTGGAGCATGATATGGGTGTTATTGCGCAGGCTATCCAAAAGGAGCTGCGCCGGGGCGGGCAGGTTTTTTATCTCCACAACCGCATTGAATCCATTGATAGCTGCGTTTATAAGCTTCAGGAAATGATTCCCGAGGCCCGTATTGCTTCGGCTCACGGCAAAATCGGGGAGGAAGCTCTTTCCCGCATATGGAAGCAGATGGTGGAGCAGGAAATGGATATTCTGGTCTGCACCACCCTCATTGAATCCGGCATCGATATCCCCAACTGCAACACCCTGATTATCGAGGATGCCGACCGTATGGGTCTTTCCCAGCTGTATCAGCTTAGGGGGCGGGTTGGACGTTCCACCCGGCGGGCCTATGCTTATTTCACCTTCAAGCGGGGCAAGGCTCTTTCCGAAATCTCCACCAAGCGGCTGGCGGCGATCCGGGAATTTACAGCCTTTGGTTCCGGTTTCCGCATTGCTATGCGTGATCTGGAAATTCGAGGGGCAGGCAACATTTTGGGTTCTCAACAGCATGGCCACATGGAAGCGGTGGGATACGACCTTTATCTCAAGCTGCTCAGCGAGGCAGTGGGCGAGGAAAAAGGACAGCCGGCCTCCGCCATGGCCGGGGAATGCCTCATCGATATTCGCATCAGCGCCCATATACCGGAGGATTACATTGATTCTTTGGCCCAGCGCATTGATGTCTACAAAAAAATCGCCGCTGTTACCTCCAAAGAGGACTCCATGGATGTAACCGATGAGCTGATTGACCGATTCGGCGATCCCCCGGAGGCGGTCAAGGGTCTGCTGGATGTGGCGCTGATCCGCAACACAGCTTCTTCACTGGGCTTTATGGAAATATCCCAGCGGGATGACCGAATTCTCATGTACCCGCAAGTGCTGGATATGGAGCTGGCGGCCAAGGCGGCGCAGAAGCTGCGGGGTCGGGTTCTGGTCAGTGCGGGAGCAAAGCCTTATCTTTCGGTGAAAGTTTTGCCGGGCAAGGGGCCCATAGATGCTATCCGAGAGGCGTTGGAGAGCATGAGTTAA